A window from Festucalex cinctus isolate MCC-2025b chromosome 4, RoL_Fcin_1.0, whole genome shotgun sequence encodes these proteins:
- the LOC144018213 gene encoding cyclic nucleotide-gated channel beta-3-like isoform X2, producing MLALNTASVSDSRLRLRSGFFCRCWSGADATSDRSVKVLKMMNWLLQIVPRPPETDPRRRANAAATPPFTETTAITPDESKQEVALSSESRKDVPPPLSQGGDKIFPPPVLNKDKKQAHAEVCFPTMHLGFPRSALRSRDVFQDVTPAVVPLEEAESTRLAKQPRPPPGILGWIVGSLGRVLPQPAQQQEADGDVQEITPKRRRLQLLEHELQPPAKSNDDKEQDKVRRPRQVRDEEACWIPLMENIKKDAGEAVLAHMEGRLRQRRLEAARVAEDVARRAAQEAVRQLEQLEGSASFAIRPLPESDEQLPNILEEDNEDEPECLPEGGAPSSAAPPQVDDFSESPARPPDNQLGSAAPVADSGWRLEAGEGVTLPEIVTPPVLRVGELALPNLSGTADLSADEHDDESLRVGLKSWSSQGGPLAADVRPASAASVGSVVVQDRLGQLVRLFKGRTERHKDRLLDPDESEQESPAASPSKAPPPPPPPGEDKIEAPTGGKEEEEDGVLLFHLLGHPLQIPKLATMPKWLRAVVEFRFPSSIDPFTDLVYVLWLFLVVAAWNWNVWLIPVRWAFPYQTAENLHLWLLVDYTCDLIYIADILVFQPRLQFVRGGDIVCDKKAMQENYMTTERFKMDVISLFPLEIFYYWTGVTSLLRFPRLLKYHVFFEFNDRMEAVMKKAYIYRVIRTSSYLLYSLHINACLFYWGSDYQGLASTKWVYDGKGNAYIRCYYFAVKTLITIGGLPDPTTVFEICFQLINYFVGVFAFSIMIGQMRDVVGAATAAENYYRACVDGTAKYMNSYDIPKAVRNRIKTWYEYTWKSQGMLDEQELLLQLPAKMRLDMAVDVNYAIVSKVALFQGCDRQMVFDMLTRLKSVVYLPGDFVCKKGEIGREMYIIKQGEVQVVGGPDLQTVFVTIRAGSVFGEISLLAGGGGNRRTADVKAHGFANLFILDKKDLAEILVHYPESQKLLRKKAKTMLTKDKKPEQKGVSKDASQVIPLPTDTPKMFKAAMRVTAQVGLAGTFVKLKKNYEQTRQQAPPSPWHHGSAAPSAGSSLVITMTSPKEGEELLSVKADGAEKMEEEEDGV from the exons atgttggCTCTCAACACTGCTTCAGTTTCTGACTCCCGGCTTCGTCTCCGCTCGGGCTTCTTCTGCCGTTGCTGGTCTGGAGCCGATGCGACGAGCGATCGCTCAG TAAAAGTCTTGAAGATGATGAACTGGCTGCTCCAAATTGTTCCCCGCCCGCCCGAGACCGACCCGCGCCGACGAGCCAACGCTGCTGCCACGCCCCCTTTCACG gagacGACGGCGATCACCCCGGATGAGTCCAAGCAGGAAGTGGCGTTGTCGTCAGAGAGCAG GAAAGACGTGCCGCCGCCGCTGAGTCAAGGTGGGGACAAAATCTTTCCTCCGCCCGTCCTCAACAAGGACAAGAAGCAGGCCCACGCGGAGGTTTGCTTTCCCACAATGCATTTGGGCTTCCCGCGCTCCGCCCTCAGGTCACGTGATGTTTTTCAGGATGTCACGCCGGCAG TCGTCCCGCTCGAGGAGGCGGAGTCCACGCGTCTTGCCAAGCAGCCCCGCCCGCCACCGGG TATTCTGGGATGGATTGTGGGCAGCCTGGGCCGCGTGTTGCCCCAGCCGGCGCAGCAGCAG GAAGCGGATGGTGACGTTCAGGAGA TCACTCCCAAGAGAAGACGGCTGCAACTCTTGGAGCACGAACTTCAGCCGCCAGCAAAAAGCAACGACGACAAGGAGCAGGACAAGGTGAGACGGCCGCGCCAAGTACGG GATGAAGAGGCATGCTGGATTCCGCTGATGGAGAACATCAAGAAGGATGCCGGCGAGGCGGTTCTGGCTCACATGGAGGGAAG ACTGCGGCAGCGGCGTCTGGAGGCCGCGCGCGTGGCGGAGGACGTGGCCAGGAGGGCGGCGCAGGAAGCCGTCCGACAGCTGGAGCAGCTGGAGGGCTCCGCCTCCTTCGCCATCCGACCTCTGCCCGAGTCGGACGAGCA ACTTCCCAACATCCTGGAGGAGGACAACGAGGACGAGCCCGA GTGCCTGCCTGAAGGGGGCGCTCCAAGCTCAGCAGCGCCACCGCAAGTCGACGACTTTTCCGAGAGTCCCGCCAGGCCACCCGACAATCAG CTCGGAAGTGCAGCGCCAGTTGCGGACTCAG GTTGGCGACTGGAAGCGGGAGAAGGCGTGACCCTGCCCGAGATTGTCACGCCACCCGTGCTGCGTGTCGGCGAACTCGCCCTGCCAAACCTCAG CGGGACCGCAGATCTCTCCGCGGATGAGCACGACGATGAGTCACTGCGGGTAGGACTCAAGTCCTGGTCCAGTCAAGGCGGCCCGCTGGCTGCAGA CGTCCGTCCGGCCTCGGCGGCTAGCGTCGGGAGCGTGGTGGTCCAGGACCGCCTGGGCCAGCTGGTACGGCTCTTCAAAGGTCGGACGGAACGCCACAAAGACCGTCTGCTCGATCCAGATGAGTCGGAGCAGGAAAGTCCCGCTGCCT CTCCCAGCAAAGCGCCACCTCCCCCGCCCCCACCTGGAGAAGACAAGATAGAAGCCCCCACCGGCGgaaaggaagaagaggaagacggCGTGTTACTCTTTCATCTTCTGGGACATCCTCTTCAGATTCCCAAACTTGCGACCATGCCCAAATGGCTCCGAGCCGTCGTGGAGTTCCGCTTCCCCTCCAGCATCGACCCCTTCACCG ACCTGGTCTACGTGCTGTGGCTGTTCTTGGTGGTGGCGGCCTGGAACTGGAACGTTTGGTTGATACCCGTCCGCTGGGCCTTTCCCTACCAGACAGCGGAGAACCTCCACCTGTGGCTCCTGGTCGACTACACCTGCGACCTCATTTACATCGCCGACATCCTGGTCTTCCAGCCCCGCCTGCAGTTTGTCCGTGGGGGAGATATCGTG TGCGATAAAAAAGCCATGCAGGAAAACTACATGACCACCGAGAGGTTCAAG ATGGACGTCATCAGTCTGTTTCCCTTGGAGATCTTCTACTACTGGACGGGAGTCACGTCTCTGCTACGATTTCCTCGTCTGCTCAAG TACCACGTTTTCTTCGAGTTCAACGACAGAATGGAAGCCGTGATGAAGAAGGCCTACATCTACAG GGTGATCCGGACCTCCTCCTACCTGCTCTACTCTCTGCACATCAATGCATGCCTCTTCTACTGGGGCTCCGACTACCAAGGCTTAGCGTCAACCAAGTGGGTCTACGACGGCAAAGGCAACGC TTACATCCGCTGTTACTACTTCGCGGTGAAGACGTTGATCACCATCGGCGGCCTTCCGGACCCGACCACCGTCTTCGAGATCTGCTTCCAGCTCATCAACTATTTTGTGGGCGTCTTTGCGTTCTCCATCATGATCGGACAA ATGAGGGACGTGGTGGGAGCGGCCACGGCCGCCGAGAACTACTACCGGGCCTGCGTGGACGGCACGGCCAAATACATGAACTCGTACGACATTCCCAAGGCCGTCCGCAACCGCATCAAGACCTGGTACGAGTACACGTGGAAGAGCCAAGGCATGCTGG ACGAGCAAGAGTTGCTGTTGCAGCTTCCGGCCAAGATGAGGCTGGACATGGCCGTGGATGTCAACTACGCCATCGTCAGCAAGGTGGCGCTCTTCCAG GGTTGCGATCGTCAGATGGTGTTCGACATGCTGACCAGACTCAAATCTGTCGTCTACCTGCCGGGAGACTTTGTGTGTAAGAAG GGTGAGATCGGCAGGGAAATGTACATCATCAAGCAGGGTGAGGTCCAAGTGGTGGGCGGTCCAGACCTTCAGACCGTTTTTGTCACCATCCGAGCAGGTTCGGTGTTTGGCGAGATCAG TTTGTTGGCAGGGGGCGGAGGGAACCGGCGCACCGCCGACGTGAAGGCGCACGGATTCGCCAACCTGTTCATCCTGGACAAAAAGGACCTGGCGGAAATCCTGGTCCACTATCCGGAGTCGCAGAAACTGCTCCGCAAGAAGGCCAA GACCATGCTGACCAAGGACAAGAAGCCGGAGCAAAAGGGAGTCAGCAAAGACGCGAGCCAGGTCATTCCGCTCCCAACTGACACACCCAAAATGTTCAAGGCGGCCATGAGGGTGACGGCCCAGGTGGGATTGGCGGGAACCTTCGTCAAGCTCAAGAAGAACTACGAGCAAACTCGCCAGCAG GCTCCGCCCTCTCCTTGGCATCACGGCTCAGCGGCCCCGTCCGCAGGCAGCTCATTGGTCATCACCATGACGTCGCCAAAGGAAGGGGAGGAGCTTCTCTCGGTGAAAGCGGACGGAGCGGAgaagatggaggaggaggaagacggcGTGTAG
- the LOC144018213 gene encoding cyclic nucleotide-gated channel beta-1-like isoform X7, with protein MLALNTASVSDSRLRLRSGFFCRCWSGADATSDRSVKVLKMMNWLLQIVPRPPETDPRRRANAAATPPFTETTAITPDESKQEVALSSESRKDVPPPLSQGGDKIFPPPVLNKDKKQAHAEVCFPTMHLGFPRSALRSRDVFQDVTPAVVPLEEAESTRLAKQPRPPPGILGWIVGSLGRVLPQPAQQQEADGDVQEITPKRRRLQLLEHELQPPAKSNDDKEQDKVRRPRQVRDEEACWIPLMENIKKDAGEAVLAHMEGRLRQRRLEAARVAEDVARRAAQEAVRQLEQLEGSASFAIRPLPESDEQLPNILEEDNEDEPDRCLPEGGAPSSAAPPQVDDFSESPARPPDNQLGSAAPVADSGWRLEAGEGVTLPEIVTPPVLRVGELALPNLSGTADLSADEHDDESLRVGLKSWSSQGGPLAADVRPASAASVGSVVVQDRLGQLVRLFKGRTERHKDRLLDPDESEQESPAASPSKAPPPPPPPGEDKIEAPTGGKEEEEDGVLLFHLLGHPLQIPKLATMPKWLRAVVEFRFPSSIDPFTDLVYVLWLFLVVAAWNWNVWLIPVRWAFPYQTAENLHLWLLVDYTCDLIYIADILVFQPRLQFVRGGDIVCDKKAMQENYMTTERFKMDVISLFPLEIFYYWTGVTSLLRFPRLLKYHVFFEFNDRMEAVMKKAYIYRVIRTSSYLLYSLHINACLFYWGSDYQGLASTKWVYDGKGNAYIRCYYFAVKTLITIGGLPDPTTVFEICFQLINYFVGVFAFSIMIGQMRDVVGAATAAENYYRACVDGTAKYMNSYDIPKAVRNRIKTWYEYTWKSQGMLDEQELLLQLPAKMRLDMAVDVNYAIVSKVALFQGCDRQMVFDMLTRLKSVVYLPGDFVCKKGEIGREMYIIKQGEVQVVGGPDLQTVFVTIRAGSVFGEIRLRPLLGITAQRPRPQAAHWSSP; from the exons atgttggCTCTCAACACTGCTTCAGTTTCTGACTCCCGGCTTCGTCTCCGCTCGGGCTTCTTCTGCCGTTGCTGGTCTGGAGCCGATGCGACGAGCGATCGCTCAG TAAAAGTCTTGAAGATGATGAACTGGCTGCTCCAAATTGTTCCCCGCCCGCCCGAGACCGACCCGCGCCGACGAGCCAACGCTGCTGCCACGCCCCCTTTCACG gagacGACGGCGATCACCCCGGATGAGTCCAAGCAGGAAGTGGCGTTGTCGTCAGAGAGCAG GAAAGACGTGCCGCCGCCGCTGAGTCAAGGTGGGGACAAAATCTTTCCTCCGCCCGTCCTCAACAAGGACAAGAAGCAGGCCCACGCGGAGGTTTGCTTTCCCACAATGCATTTGGGCTTCCCGCGCTCCGCCCTCAGGTCACGTGATGTTTTTCAGGATGTCACGCCGGCAG TCGTCCCGCTCGAGGAGGCGGAGTCCACGCGTCTTGCCAAGCAGCCCCGCCCGCCACCGGG TATTCTGGGATGGATTGTGGGCAGCCTGGGCCGCGTGTTGCCCCAGCCGGCGCAGCAGCAG GAAGCGGATGGTGACGTTCAGGAGA TCACTCCCAAGAGAAGACGGCTGCAACTCTTGGAGCACGAACTTCAGCCGCCAGCAAAAAGCAACGACGACAAGGAGCAGGACAAGGTGAGACGGCCGCGCCAAGTACGG GATGAAGAGGCATGCTGGATTCCGCTGATGGAGAACATCAAGAAGGATGCCGGCGAGGCGGTTCTGGCTCACATGGAGGGAAG ACTGCGGCAGCGGCGTCTGGAGGCCGCGCGCGTGGCGGAGGACGTGGCCAGGAGGGCGGCGCAGGAAGCCGTCCGACAGCTGGAGCAGCTGGAGGGCTCCGCCTCCTTCGCCATCCGACCTCTGCCCGAGTCGGACGAGCA ACTTCCCAACATCCTGGAGGAGGACAACGAGGACGAGCCCGA CAGGTGCCTGCCTGAAGGGGGCGCTCCAAGCTCAGCAGCGCCACCGCAAGTCGACGACTTTTCCGAGAGTCCCGCCAGGCCACCCGACAATCAG CTCGGAAGTGCAGCGCCAGTTGCGGACTCAG GTTGGCGACTGGAAGCGGGAGAAGGCGTGACCCTGCCCGAGATTGTCACGCCACCCGTGCTGCGTGTCGGCGAACTCGCCCTGCCAAACCTCAG CGGGACCGCAGATCTCTCCGCGGATGAGCACGACGATGAGTCACTGCGGGTAGGACTCAAGTCCTGGTCCAGTCAAGGCGGCCCGCTGGCTGCAGA CGTCCGTCCGGCCTCGGCGGCTAGCGTCGGGAGCGTGGTGGTCCAGGACCGCCTGGGCCAGCTGGTACGGCTCTTCAAAGGTCGGACGGAACGCCACAAAGACCGTCTGCTCGATCCAGATGAGTCGGAGCAGGAAAGTCCCGCTGCCT CTCCCAGCAAAGCGCCACCTCCCCCGCCCCCACCTGGAGAAGACAAGATAGAAGCCCCCACCGGCGgaaaggaagaagaggaagacggCGTGTTACTCTTTCATCTTCTGGGACATCCTCTTCAGATTCCCAAACTTGCGACCATGCCCAAATGGCTCCGAGCCGTCGTGGAGTTCCGCTTCCCCTCCAGCATCGACCCCTTCACCG ACCTGGTCTACGTGCTGTGGCTGTTCTTGGTGGTGGCGGCCTGGAACTGGAACGTTTGGTTGATACCCGTCCGCTGGGCCTTTCCCTACCAGACAGCGGAGAACCTCCACCTGTGGCTCCTGGTCGACTACACCTGCGACCTCATTTACATCGCCGACATCCTGGTCTTCCAGCCCCGCCTGCAGTTTGTCCGTGGGGGAGATATCGTG TGCGATAAAAAAGCCATGCAGGAAAACTACATGACCACCGAGAGGTTCAAG ATGGACGTCATCAGTCTGTTTCCCTTGGAGATCTTCTACTACTGGACGGGAGTCACGTCTCTGCTACGATTTCCTCGTCTGCTCAAG TACCACGTTTTCTTCGAGTTCAACGACAGAATGGAAGCCGTGATGAAGAAGGCCTACATCTACAG GGTGATCCGGACCTCCTCCTACCTGCTCTACTCTCTGCACATCAATGCATGCCTCTTCTACTGGGGCTCCGACTACCAAGGCTTAGCGTCAACCAAGTGGGTCTACGACGGCAAAGGCAACGC TTACATCCGCTGTTACTACTTCGCGGTGAAGACGTTGATCACCATCGGCGGCCTTCCGGACCCGACCACCGTCTTCGAGATCTGCTTCCAGCTCATCAACTATTTTGTGGGCGTCTTTGCGTTCTCCATCATGATCGGACAA ATGAGGGACGTGGTGGGAGCGGCCACGGCCGCCGAGAACTACTACCGGGCCTGCGTGGACGGCACGGCCAAATACATGAACTCGTACGACATTCCCAAGGCCGTCCGCAACCGCATCAAGACCTGGTACGAGTACACGTGGAAGAGCCAAGGCATGCTGG ACGAGCAAGAGTTGCTGTTGCAGCTTCCGGCCAAGATGAGGCTGGACATGGCCGTGGATGTCAACTACGCCATCGTCAGCAAGGTGGCGCTCTTCCAG GGTTGCGATCGTCAGATGGTGTTCGACATGCTGACCAGACTCAAATCTGTCGTCTACCTGCCGGGAGACTTTGTGTGTAAGAAG GGTGAGATCGGCAGGGAAATGTACATCATCAAGCAGGGTGAGGTCCAAGTGGTGGGCGGTCCAGACCTTCAGACCGTTTTTGTCACCATCCGAGCAGGTTCGGTGTTTGGCGAGATCAG GCTCCGCCCTCTCCTTGGCATCACGGCTCAGCGGCCCCGTCCGCAGGCAGCTCATTGGTCATCACCATGA
- the LOC144018213 gene encoding cyclic nucleotide-gated channel beta-3-like isoform X3 encodes MLALNTASVSDSRLRLRSGFFCRCWSGADATSDRSVKVLKMMNWLLQIVPRPPETDPRRRANAAATPPFTETTAITPDESKQEVALSSESRKDVPPPLSQGGDKIFPPPVLNKDKKQAHAEVCFPTMHLGFPRSALRSRDVFQDVTPAVVPLEEAESTRLAKQPRPPPGILGWIVGSLGRVLPQPAQQQEADGDVQEITPKRRRLQLLEHELQPPAKSNDDKEQDKDEEACWIPLMENIKKDAGEAVLAHMEGRLRQRRLEAARVAEDVARRAAQEAVRQLEQLEGSASFAIRPLPESDEQLPNILEEDNEDEPDRCLPEGGAPSSAAPPQVDDFSESPARPPDNQLGSAAPVADSGWRLEAGEGVTLPEIVTPPVLRVGELALPNLSGTADLSADEHDDESLRVGLKSWSSQGGPLAADVRPASAASVGSVVVQDRLGQLVRLFKGRTERHKDRLLDPDESEQESPAASPSKAPPPPPPPGEDKIEAPTGGKEEEEDGVLLFHLLGHPLQIPKLATMPKWLRAVVEFRFPSSIDPFTDLVYVLWLFLVVAAWNWNVWLIPVRWAFPYQTAENLHLWLLVDYTCDLIYIADILVFQPRLQFVRGGDIVCDKKAMQENYMTTERFKMDVISLFPLEIFYYWTGVTSLLRFPRLLKYHVFFEFNDRMEAVMKKAYIYRVIRTSSYLLYSLHINACLFYWGSDYQGLASTKWVYDGKGNAYIRCYYFAVKTLITIGGLPDPTTVFEICFQLINYFVGVFAFSIMIGQMRDVVGAATAAENYYRACVDGTAKYMNSYDIPKAVRNRIKTWYEYTWKSQGMLDEQELLLQLPAKMRLDMAVDVNYAIVSKVALFQGCDRQMVFDMLTRLKSVVYLPGDFVCKKGEIGREMYIIKQGEVQVVGGPDLQTVFVTIRAGSVFGEISLLAGGGGNRRTADVKAHGFANLFILDKKDLAEILVHYPESQKLLRKKAKTMLTKDKKPEQKGVSKDASQVIPLPTDTPKMFKAAMRVTAQVGLAGTFVKLKKNYEQTRQQAPPSPWHHGSAAPSAGSSLVITMTSPKEGEELLSVKADGAEKMEEEEDGV; translated from the exons atgttggCTCTCAACACTGCTTCAGTTTCTGACTCCCGGCTTCGTCTCCGCTCGGGCTTCTTCTGCCGTTGCTGGTCTGGAGCCGATGCGACGAGCGATCGCTCAG TAAAAGTCTTGAAGATGATGAACTGGCTGCTCCAAATTGTTCCCCGCCCGCCCGAGACCGACCCGCGCCGACGAGCCAACGCTGCTGCCACGCCCCCTTTCACG gagacGACGGCGATCACCCCGGATGAGTCCAAGCAGGAAGTGGCGTTGTCGTCAGAGAGCAG GAAAGACGTGCCGCCGCCGCTGAGTCAAGGTGGGGACAAAATCTTTCCTCCGCCCGTCCTCAACAAGGACAAGAAGCAGGCCCACGCGGAGGTTTGCTTTCCCACAATGCATTTGGGCTTCCCGCGCTCCGCCCTCAGGTCACGTGATGTTTTTCAGGATGTCACGCCGGCAG TCGTCCCGCTCGAGGAGGCGGAGTCCACGCGTCTTGCCAAGCAGCCCCGCCCGCCACCGGG TATTCTGGGATGGATTGTGGGCAGCCTGGGCCGCGTGTTGCCCCAGCCGGCGCAGCAGCAG GAAGCGGATGGTGACGTTCAGGAGA TCACTCCCAAGAGAAGACGGCTGCAACTCTTGGAGCACGAACTTCAGCCGCCAGCAAAAAGCAACGACGACAAGGAGCAGGACAAG GATGAAGAGGCATGCTGGATTCCGCTGATGGAGAACATCAAGAAGGATGCCGGCGAGGCGGTTCTGGCTCACATGGAGGGAAG ACTGCGGCAGCGGCGTCTGGAGGCCGCGCGCGTGGCGGAGGACGTGGCCAGGAGGGCGGCGCAGGAAGCCGTCCGACAGCTGGAGCAGCTGGAGGGCTCCGCCTCCTTCGCCATCCGACCTCTGCCCGAGTCGGACGAGCA ACTTCCCAACATCCTGGAGGAGGACAACGAGGACGAGCCCGA CAGGTGCCTGCCTGAAGGGGGCGCTCCAAGCTCAGCAGCGCCACCGCAAGTCGACGACTTTTCCGAGAGTCCCGCCAGGCCACCCGACAATCAG CTCGGAAGTGCAGCGCCAGTTGCGGACTCAG GTTGGCGACTGGAAGCGGGAGAAGGCGTGACCCTGCCCGAGATTGTCACGCCACCCGTGCTGCGTGTCGGCGAACTCGCCCTGCCAAACCTCAG CGGGACCGCAGATCTCTCCGCGGATGAGCACGACGATGAGTCACTGCGGGTAGGACTCAAGTCCTGGTCCAGTCAAGGCGGCCCGCTGGCTGCAGA CGTCCGTCCGGCCTCGGCGGCTAGCGTCGGGAGCGTGGTGGTCCAGGACCGCCTGGGCCAGCTGGTACGGCTCTTCAAAGGTCGGACGGAACGCCACAAAGACCGTCTGCTCGATCCAGATGAGTCGGAGCAGGAAAGTCCCGCTGCCT CTCCCAGCAAAGCGCCACCTCCCCCGCCCCCACCTGGAGAAGACAAGATAGAAGCCCCCACCGGCGgaaaggaagaagaggaagacggCGTGTTACTCTTTCATCTTCTGGGACATCCTCTTCAGATTCCCAAACTTGCGACCATGCCCAAATGGCTCCGAGCCGTCGTGGAGTTCCGCTTCCCCTCCAGCATCGACCCCTTCACCG ACCTGGTCTACGTGCTGTGGCTGTTCTTGGTGGTGGCGGCCTGGAACTGGAACGTTTGGTTGATACCCGTCCGCTGGGCCTTTCCCTACCAGACAGCGGAGAACCTCCACCTGTGGCTCCTGGTCGACTACACCTGCGACCTCATTTACATCGCCGACATCCTGGTCTTCCAGCCCCGCCTGCAGTTTGTCCGTGGGGGAGATATCGTG TGCGATAAAAAAGCCATGCAGGAAAACTACATGACCACCGAGAGGTTCAAG ATGGACGTCATCAGTCTGTTTCCCTTGGAGATCTTCTACTACTGGACGGGAGTCACGTCTCTGCTACGATTTCCTCGTCTGCTCAAG TACCACGTTTTCTTCGAGTTCAACGACAGAATGGAAGCCGTGATGAAGAAGGCCTACATCTACAG GGTGATCCGGACCTCCTCCTACCTGCTCTACTCTCTGCACATCAATGCATGCCTCTTCTACTGGGGCTCCGACTACCAAGGCTTAGCGTCAACCAAGTGGGTCTACGACGGCAAAGGCAACGC TTACATCCGCTGTTACTACTTCGCGGTGAAGACGTTGATCACCATCGGCGGCCTTCCGGACCCGACCACCGTCTTCGAGATCTGCTTCCAGCTCATCAACTATTTTGTGGGCGTCTTTGCGTTCTCCATCATGATCGGACAA ATGAGGGACGTGGTGGGAGCGGCCACGGCCGCCGAGAACTACTACCGGGCCTGCGTGGACGGCACGGCCAAATACATGAACTCGTACGACATTCCCAAGGCCGTCCGCAACCGCATCAAGACCTGGTACGAGTACACGTGGAAGAGCCAAGGCATGCTGG ACGAGCAAGAGTTGCTGTTGCAGCTTCCGGCCAAGATGAGGCTGGACATGGCCGTGGATGTCAACTACGCCATCGTCAGCAAGGTGGCGCTCTTCCAG GGTTGCGATCGTCAGATGGTGTTCGACATGCTGACCAGACTCAAATCTGTCGTCTACCTGCCGGGAGACTTTGTGTGTAAGAAG GGTGAGATCGGCAGGGAAATGTACATCATCAAGCAGGGTGAGGTCCAAGTGGTGGGCGGTCCAGACCTTCAGACCGTTTTTGTCACCATCCGAGCAGGTTCGGTGTTTGGCGAGATCAG TTTGTTGGCAGGGGGCGGAGGGAACCGGCGCACCGCCGACGTGAAGGCGCACGGATTCGCCAACCTGTTCATCCTGGACAAAAAGGACCTGGCGGAAATCCTGGTCCACTATCCGGAGTCGCAGAAACTGCTCCGCAAGAAGGCCAA GACCATGCTGACCAAGGACAAGAAGCCGGAGCAAAAGGGAGTCAGCAAAGACGCGAGCCAGGTCATTCCGCTCCCAACTGACACACCCAAAATGTTCAAGGCGGCCATGAGGGTGACGGCCCAGGTGGGATTGGCGGGAACCTTCGTCAAGCTCAAGAAGAACTACGAGCAAACTCGCCAGCAG GCTCCGCCCTCTCCTTGGCATCACGGCTCAGCGGCCCCGTCCGCAGGCAGCTCATTGGTCATCACCATGACGTCGCCAAAGGAAGGGGAGGAGCTTCTCTCGGTGAAAGCGGACGGAGCGGAgaagatggaggaggaggaagacggcGTGTAG